The nucleotide window GGCTGGCGCATGTGCGTGTCGGCCTGCCCCTACAAGAAAGTCTACTTCAACCACGCCACCGGCAAGGCCGAGAAGTGCACCCTGTGCTACCCGCGCCTGGAGGTGGGCGAGCCCACGGTGTGCTCGGAGACCTGCGTGGGGCGCCTGCGCTACCTGGGGGTCATCCTCTACGACGCCGACCGGGTCTCCCAGGCCGCGGCCGTCAAGGATCCCCAGGACCTGTACATGGCCCAGCGCGAGATCATGCTCAACCCCCACGACCCCGGGGTCGTGGCCGCGGCCCGGGCCGAGGGCATCCCCCAGCCGTGGATCGAGGCGGCCCAGTCCTCCCCCATCTGGGAGCTCATCGACACCTATGAGGTGGCCCTGCCCCTGCACCCGGAGTACCGGACCATGCCGATGGTCTGGTACATCCCCCCGCTGTCGCCCATCGTCGACGAGGTCGCGGCCACCGGTCTGGACGGGGAGGACCACCGGGTGCTGCTGACGGCGGTGGCCGAGATGCGCATCCCCCTGGAGTACCTGGCGGGACTGCTGACCGCTGGGGACACCGACGTCGTCGAGCGGGTGCTGCGCCGCCTGGCGGCCATGCGCTCCCACATGCGCCAGGTGCGCCTGGGCCGCGAGCCGGACCCGGCCATCGCCGCCTCGGTGGGGCTGAGCGGGCAGGGGCTGGAGGAGATGTACCGGCTGCTGGCCATCGCCAAGTACGACGACCGCTACGTCATCCCCACCGCCAAGCCCGAGGTGCCGCGCGGCATGGAGCCCCTGGGCGCCGACCAGGAGGTGAGCGCCCTGCTGGGGCAGGGCGCCCCGGCCGGCTGCCACTCCGATGCCGCCTCCTTCCATGGGGTCGGCCAGGGCGGTGCAGGCCCGACGACGGTGGCGCTGCCCCTGCCCACGGTGCGCCGCGACCCGGTGCCCGCCGCGGGCCCGGGCGCGCCGGTCGTGGGGGTGCCCCGGCCCCTCGGCGACGACGACACGCGGCCCTCGGGGATCCCGTTGCGGGGCGGGGGCGCCGCCGCGGGCACGGCCCGCCCGGTGAGGGAGCCCTGAGATGGCCTCCTTCGTGCGCGCCCCCCGGGCCCTGGAGCCCCCGGCCCCGGTGGAGCTGGGCCCCCAGCAGCGCGCCACCGTGCACATGGCGGCCTCCCTGCTGCTGGACTACCCGCAGGAGGGGCGCCTGGCCCCCCGCCTGGAGGCCGTGTCCGCCGCCGCGGCCGACCTGCCCCCGCAGGTGGCCGGGCTCCTGGAGGACTTCGTGGCCCGGGCCCACCGCTGCGGCGAGCGGGCGCTGGCCGAGCACTATGTGGAGACCTTCGACCGCCGTCGCCGGTGCTGCCTCTACCTGACCTACTACGCGGTGGGCGATACCCGCCACCGCGGCGCCGCTATCCTGGCCTTCAAGCAGGCCCTGGCCGCCGCGGGCTATGAGATGACCCGCGATGAGCTGCCCGACTACCTGCCGGTGGTCCTGGAGCTCTCGGCCCGCAGCGATGACGAGGTCGCCCAGGCCCTGCTGTCCTGCCACCGGGAGGGCATCGAGGTGCTGCGCAGCGCCCTGGCCGATATCGGCTCGCCCTACGGGCTGCTCATCGAGGCGGTCTCCATGACCCTGCCGGCCATCGACCCGGCCACCGCGGCGCGCATGAGGGCCCTGGTGGCCGCGGGCCCGCCCACCGAGACGGTGGGGGTCACCGACACCCTGCCCTTCCCGACCATGCCCGTCAAGCACCCGGTCATCAGCCCGCTGGAGCAGCCCCTGACCCAGGAGGTCCTGTCATGAGCCCGATCGAGCAGAACCTCCTGTGGGTGGCCCTGCCCTACACCTGCCTGCTCCTGCTGGCCGTGGGCATGGCCTGGCGCTGGCGCACCGACCAGTTCGGGTGGACCTCGCGCTCCACCCAGTGGCAGGAGTCGCGCATCCTGCGCCTGGCCTCACCCGTGTTCCACCTGGGCTTCCTCATGGTGGCCGCGGGCCACCTGGTGGGCCTCATGGTGCCCAAGTCCTGGACCCGGGCGGTGGGGGTGACCCAGCACATGTACCACCTGGGCGCCACCTACCTGGGGACACTGGCGGCCCTCATGACGATCGCGGGGATGGCCGGGCTCATCTACCGCAGGGTGGTGGTCAAATCGGTGCGCCTGGCCACCAGCCGCAACGACATCGTCATGTACTGCTTCCTGGCCGTGCCGCTGCTGCTGGGCACCTTCGCCACGGTCTCCCACCAGCTCATGGACTCCCACGGCTACGACTACCGGGAGACCATCAGCCCGTGGCTGCGCTCGGTGCTGTCCTTCCAGCCCGAGCCCGGGCTCATGGCCCAGGTACCCCTGTCCTTCAAGCTGCATGTCGTCGCCGGCTTCCTGCTGCTGGCCATCTGGCCCTTCACCCGCCTGGTCCACGCCGTCTCCGCCCCGGTGGGCTACATGACCCGGCCCTACGTGGTCTACCGCTCCCGGGAGGCCTCGATCTCCACCTCCTCCACGCCCCGCGGCTGGGAGCCGGTGCGCACCCAGGGCACCGGCAACCAGGGGGCCGACGACGTCGCCGCCTCCCACGGGGCCTGAGGCCCCACCGTTGGGCCACCTTCCTCTCCCGCCCCTCCCCGACCATAGGATGCCTTCATGAGCCTGACCCGCCGTGCCGCTCTGACCGCCACCGGCCTGCTCGCTGCCCTGAGCCTGGCCGCCTGCTCCGGCCAGGCCGGGACGGGCGCCGGCCCCACCGCCTCGCCCTCCGCGCCGCCGTCGGGCACCTCCCAGGAGGTCTCCGGGGAGCTGACCGTCCTGGCGGCCGCCTCGCTCCAGGCCAGCTTCGAGGAGATCGGCGAGGCCATCGAGCAGCAGCACCCGGGCCTGACCATCACCTTCGACTTCCAGGGCTCCCAGGACCTGGTGGCCTCCCTGGCCAATGGCGCCACGGCTGATGTCCTGGCCACCGCCAACACCACCACCATGGACAAGGCGGTCTCCCAGTCCCTGGTGGGCGAGCCCCAGGAGTTCGCCACCAATGTGCTCACCCTCATCGTCCCGCAGGGCAATCCCGCCAGGGTCACCGGGCTGGACTCCTCCCTGGAGGGCGCCGACCTGGTCATCTGCGCCCCCGAGGTGCCCTGCGGGGAGGCCACCGGCAGGCTCGCCACGGCCCTGGGCATCACCCTCGACCCGGTCTCGCAGGAGCAGAAGGTGACCGACGTGCGGGGCAAGGTCGAGTCCGGCGAGGCCCAGGCCGGCATCGTCTACACCACCGACGCCGCGGCGGCCACCGGGGTGGAGGAGATCAGCATCCCCGACGGCGGCGTGGTCAACCACTACCCCATCGCCACCACCGCCGCGCCCGCCAACCCGCAGGCCGCCCAGCTCTTCGTCGAGACCGTCCTGGGGCGCACGGGCCAGCTGGTCCTGGCCGACGACGGCTTCGGCGCCCCCGGCGGCGCGCCCCAATCCGCGAGCGCCACGCCCACCGCCCCCGGCTCCCCGGCGGCCACCGGCTCGCCCACGGCGACGGGATCGCCGGCGACCACCAGGGACAGCGCCGAGTCCTCCCCCGAGCCGGGAGCCCAGGAGAGCGCTGAGTGAGGCGGGCCGCACGATCGCCCCTGCCGGTCGCGGTGGTGGCTCTGGCCGCCCTGGGCGCCTGCGCCGTCGTCCTGCCCCTGGTGGGCCTGGGCTCGCGGGTGGCCTGGGGCGAGCTGCCGGGGCTGCTGTCCTCGCCCTCGGCGCGGGCGGCCCTGTGGCTCTCCCTGCGCACCACCGCGGCCTCCACAGCCATCAGCGTGGTGCTGGGCACTCCGCTGGCCCTGGTGCTGGCGCGCCAGTGGCCGGGGGTGAGGGTGAGCCGCGTCCTGGCGGTGCTGCCCATGACGATGCCCCCGGTGGTGGCGGGGATCGCGCTGCTGGCGACCCTGGGCCGTCGCGGCCTGCTGGGCCAGCAGCTGGAGGCCTGGGGGGTCGGCATCGCCTTCTCCACCGCGGCCGTGGTGGTGGCCCAGGTCTTCGTGTCCATGCCCTTCCTGGTGGTGACGCTGGAGGCGGCGCTGCGCAGCCGCGAGACCACGGCCGAGGCAATCGCCCGCACCCTGGGGGCCGGCCCCTGGAGGGTGCTGGCCTGGGTGACCCTGCCGCTGGTGGCCCCGGCCCTGGCGCGGGGCACCGCTCTGGCGCTGGGGCGCAGTCTGGGGGAGTTCGGGGCGACGATCGCCTTCGCCGGCTCCAAGGAGGGGGTGACCCGCACCCTTCCCCTGGCCATCTACCTGGAGCGGGAGAACGACACCCCCACCTCCCTGGCCCTGGCGGTGGTCCTCATCGCGGCGTCCTTCCTCATCGTGGGGGCCACGACCCTGCACTGGGACCGGCTGCTGGGCCGCGCCGGGGTCCCGGCGGCGGGGTCTGCCGGCTCCACGGAGCCGGCCGGCGCTGCAGGCTCCCCCGGCGCGCCCGGTGACGGCGGCCCTGCCGCCGCCCTCGGGGCCCGGCATGCGGCCGGCGCCCGGCGCGGCCAGGAGCTCGAGATCTCCTGCGTCCTGCCCGAGCGGGGGGTCTCGGCCGAGCTGGTGGCCGGGGCGGGACGGATCACCGCCCTGCTGGGCCCCAACGGATCGGGCAAGTCCACGCTCTGCGCGGTGGCTGCGGGCCTGCTGGATGCCCGCGGCGGCACGGTGCGGCTGGGAGGCAGGATCCTGGACGGCCCGGGGGCCTTCGTGGCGGCCGGGCGCCGGGATGTGGCGCTGCTCAGCCAGGCCCCGGGGGTCTTCACCCATATGTCGGTGCTGGACAACGTGGCCTTCGGCCCGCGCTGCCGCGGCCTGTCGCGATCCCGCGCCCACCGCCGCGCCCTGGCCGAGCTGGCGGCCGTGGGGGCCGGCCACCTGGCCCAGCGCCGGGGCCATGAGCTCTCGGGGGGCCAGGCGGCGCGGGTGGCCCTGGCCCGCGCACTGGCCACCGGCCCCGGCGCCCTGGTGCTCGATGAGCCGATGGCGGCCCTGGACGCCCCCTCCCGCCAGGAGATGCGCCGCCTGGTGGCCCGGCGCGCCCAGGAGGAGGGCCTGACCGTCGTCCTGGTCACCCATGACGTCCTGGATGTGGCGGCCCTGGCCGACGACGCCGTCGTCCTGGAGCGCGGGCGTGTGGTGGAGCGCGGCTCGGCCGCCGAGCTGCTCAGCGGCCCGAGCTCGGAGTTCATGGCCAGGCTGGTGGGGGCCACCGTGCTGCCGGGGGTCCTCAGCGGCACCCGCCGGGCCCCGGCGGTGGAGATCGGCGGGGGCCTGGTCATCCACGGGCGCCCCGTGCCGGAGGATGCGCCGGGAGACGGGGGGCTCCTGCCCGGCCGGCCCGGGATGGCCCTCATCCCGCCCGATGCCGTGGCGCTCTACCGCGAGGCGCCCCAGGGCAGTCCCCGCAATGTCCTGGAGGGCCGGGTGGTCGGTATGGAGCGGGCCGGGGCGCTGGTGGTGGTCGAGCTCAGGATCGGGGCCGGCCATGCCCTGCGGGCCACGGTGACGGCGGGGGCGGTGGCCTGCCTGGGCATCGAGGCCGGCATGGCCCTGCACGCGGTGGTCAAGGCCGTGGAGGTGCGCATCCTGCCACTGCGCCCCCGCCGCGACCCGGGCGGCCAGGACGACCCGGACGGCCAGGACCGGCTCGGCCATCGGGGCCGGCAGGGCCGCCAGGATCACCCGAACCGCCCGGGAGGGCGGGGCCGCGATGAGGCGGGGGACCGATGAGCCGGCAGGACTGGCCCACGATCCCCTCGCTCATCAGTGATGAGCGCCTGGAGCCCCTGACCCGCCAGGAGCTGGCCCGCTACCACCGCAACGCCCTGGTCCCCCCGGTGGGCCTGGTGGGCCAGCAGCGCATCCGGGCCGCGCGCGTCCTCATCGTGGGCGCCGGCGGCCTGGGCGCGCCGGCGGCCCTCTACCTGGCGGCCGCGGGCGTGGGCCGCCTGGGGATCGTGGACGACGACGTCGTGGACCTGTCCAATCTGCAGCGCCAGGTCATCCACACCACCGCCCGGGTGGGGACGCCCAAGGCCGACTCGGCGGCGCAGGCGGTGCTCGCCCTCAACCCGGATATCGAGGTCCGCCCCCAGCAGCTGCGGCTGACCGCGGGCAATGCCATGGGGGTCCTGCGCGGCTGGGACCTGGTTATCGATGGGACCGACAACTTCCCCACCCGCTACCTGCTGTCCGATGCCACCGTGATGCTGGGCCTGCCCCTCATCCATGGGGCGGTCCTGGGCCTGCATGGCCAGGTGGGCGTCTTCGATGCGCGCCGGGGCCCCTGCTACCGCTGCCTGCACCCGGCTCCCCCGCCGGCGGGCGCGGTGCCCTCCTGCGCCGAGGCCGGGGTCCTGGGGGTCCTGCCGGGCATCATCGGGACCATGCAAGCCACCGAGGCCCTCAAGCTCATCGTGGGCGGGGCGCGCCCGCTCATCGGCCGCCTCCACCTGCTCGACGCCTGGGGCGCCCACCTCCGGGAGATCCGGGTGGATCGCAACCCCCGCTGCGCCTCCTGCGGCCCGCAGCCCACGATCACCGCGCTGGCCCAGGAGGCCGGGCCCTGCGCCCCGCCGGGCCCGGCCGGCGGCCGGGGCACCGGCCCGGAGGCCGGGGAGGAGATCAGTGCCGCCGAGCTGCGGGCGGCCCTGGCCGGCGAGGACCCCCCGGCGCTGCTGGATGTGCGCGAGGAGGTCGAGGCGGCCCTGGAGCCGATGCCCGGCGTCGTCCATATCCCCCTGGGCGAGGTGCCCGGGCGCGCCGGCGAGCTGGATGCGCTCCGGTGCACCGTCGTCGTCTGCGCCTCGGGGAGGCGGTCCCTGCGGGCCATCCAGGCCCTGCGGCGGGCGGGCTACCGCGGGGCCCTGCTCAGCCTGCACGGCGGGATGCGGGCGTGGGCCCAGGACGGTGCCGTGGGGCTCAGCCCTCCTCCCGGGGGCCGCGCAGGCCCAGCAGCCACATGAGGTACAGGCCCCCGCAGCCGGCGCTGACCAGCCCCACCGGGATCTGGAAGGGGCTGAGCAGGCGGGCGGCGATGAGGTCGGCGACCATGAGGATGAGGCAGCCCATGGCGGCCGAGGCGCCCAGGGGCACCCCCGCCGAGCGGCTCACGCGCCTGGCCAGTTGGGGCGCGGCCAGCGCCAGGAAGCCGATCGGCCCGGCCACCGCCACGCATACCGAGGCCAGCACCACCCCATAGCCCACAAGCGCGCCGCGGGCCCGGCCCACGCCCACTCCCAGGGCCGCCGCGGCGTCGTCCCCCATCTCCAGGGCCCCTGCCGGGCGGCACAGCACGGCCATGAGCGGCAGCAGCAGACCGGCCCCGACCATCAGGGGGCGGACCTGATCCCAGGAGATCGCGTTGAGGGAGCCGAACTGCCAGGCCTTGGCCGCCTCGGCGCTCTCAATGGTGGCCCGCGAGATGAGGTAGTCGTTGAAGGCGGACAGCATCTCCGAGAGCGCCACCCCCGCCAGCACCAACGACTCCCCCGGCTCCCCACCGCTGCGCCGTTGGGCCACCGCCACCACGAGCACGGCAGTGGCCAGGCCCCCGACCGTGGCCCCCGCGGCGATAGCGGTCGTGGTCGAGGCCGCGCTCAGGAGGATGACCACCAGCCCACCAGTGCTGGCCCCGGTGGTGAATCCCACGATATCGGGGCTGCCCAGCGGGTTTCGCGACAGGCTCTGGAAGACCGCCCCGGAGACGGCCAGCATCGAGCCCACCAGGAGGGCCGCCACGATCCGGGGCAGGCGCTGGTCCAGCACGATGAAGCGGTCGAGCTCGCTGCCGCCACCGCGCAGCACCCCCACCGCCTCGGCCGTGGTGAGCCGGTAGGCGCCCGTCAGCAGGGCAATGAGCGCTACCACCAGGGCCGCGGTCAGCAGGAGCGCACTGACCTGGAGGCCGCGGCGGTGCAGCAGGAGGCTGCCTGCCGCGGGCAGGGCCACCCGCAGCGCGCTGGCCGGCGGCCCGGCTCCGGGGCGACTGCTCCTGCCTGATACGCCAGGTGCGCGGCGAGGGGGCTGTGATCCCCCGCCGTCGCGGGCACCGGGTGCCCTACCGGAGGCGGGGGCCGCCGCGGGCAGGGGCGGCCAGGAGGACGGATCCCGCGGGGCTCGCGACGAGGAGGGCCTGAGGACTCCCACCAGCGACCGATGAGCCGGCCGCCGTGACCAGACCTGGGGCGATCCAGGCGCGACCGGCCCCGTCATGCCGCCTCCCCCTGGGGGCGCAGCACCATGAGCAGCAGCACCGGCCCGCCCACGAAGGCGGCGACCACGCCCGCCTCCATCTCATCGGGCCGTATCACCAGCCTGCCGATGATATCGGCCACGAGCAGCAGGACCGGCCCGGCGATGAGGCAGGCGCCCAGGAGCAGGCGCTGGTCGGCTCCCAGGGCCAGGCGCAGCGCATGCGGCACCACCAGGCCGACGAAGGAGATGGGGCCGATGGCCGCCGTCGAGGCCCCGCACAGCAGGGTGATGGAGGCCAGGGCCACCAGGCGCACCCGGCCCAGGTGGGCGCCCAGGGCGGTGGCCTGCTCCTCGCCCAGCGCCAGGGCGTTGAGGGCGTGCCCGCTGACCAGGGCCAGGACCATGCCGGCGGCCAGGAAGGGCCACACCCAGGCCAGCAGGCCCGCGTCCCGGCCCTCCAGGGAGCCCACCACCCAGAAGCGGTAGGAGCTGAAGGCATCGGTGTCGTACATGGTGATGGTTCCGGTGATCGCCCCCAGGCTCGCCCCCAGGGCCACACCGGCCAGCACCAGCCGGGCGGGCCCGGCCCGGCCAGTGCGCGAGGCCATGATGTGGACGAGCACCGCCGCAGCGGCAGCACCGGCGAAGGCGAACCACAGGTACTCCCTGACCGTGGTCAGCCCCAGCAGCGACATGGAGGCCACCACGGCCAGGGCCGCACCGGCATTGACCCCCAGGATGCCCGGCTCGGCCAGGGGGTTGCGGGTCAGGGCCTGCATGACCACCCCGGCCACTGCCAGGCTCGCGCCCGCCGCCAGGGCCAGGGCGGTACGGGGCATGCGCAGCTCCCAGACGATGATGGAGGCCACCGTCGGCCGGGCCGCACCACGGCCGATCAGGCCCGACCAGACCTCACTCGGGCTCAGATCACGCGAGCCCACGGCCAGGCTGACCAGGAGCAGGGTGCACAGCGCTCCTAGGCACAGCGCGATCGCCATCAGGGCCCTGGGCCGGATGACCGGGGGCGCGACCGGCCGGTGCGCCGGGCGCGGTGGGCGGGATCGCCGAGTCGTCGTCACGGGGTCATCACAGTCCGGGACTCCCCTCTCGCAAGAAAATATGAGCAGTG belongs to Actinomyces capricornis and includes:
- a CDS encoding ATP-binding cassette domain-containing protein, whose protein sequence is MRRAARSPLPVAVVALAALGACAVVLPLVGLGSRVAWGELPGLLSSPSARAALWLSLRTTAASTAISVVLGTPLALVLARQWPGVRVSRVLAVLPMTMPPVVAGIALLATLGRRGLLGQQLEAWGVGIAFSTAAVVVAQVFVSMPFLVVTLEAALRSRETTAEAIARTLGAGPWRVLAWVTLPLVAPALARGTALALGRSLGEFGATIAFAGSKEGVTRTLPLAIYLERENDTPTSLALAVVLIAASFLIVGATTLHWDRLLGRAGVPAAGSAGSTEPAGAAGSPGAPGDGGPAAALGARHAAGARRGQELEISCVLPERGVSAELVAGAGRITALLGPNGSGKSTLCAVAAGLLDARGGTVRLGGRILDGPGAFVAAGRRDVALLSQAPGVFTHMSVLDNVAFGPRCRGLSRSRAHRRALAELAAVGAGHLAQRRGHELSGGQAARVALARALATGPGALVLDEPMAALDAPSRQEMRRLVARRAQEEGLTVVLVTHDVLDVAALADDAVVLERGRVVERGSAAELLSGPSSEFMARLVGATVLPGVLSGTRRAPAVEIGGGLVIHGRPVPEDAPGDGGLLPGRPGMALIPPDAVALYREAPQGSPRNVLEGRVVGMERAGALVVVELRIGAGHALRATVTAGAVACLGIEAGMALHAVVKAVEVRILPLRPRRDPGGQDDPDGQDRLGHRGRQGRQDHPNRPGGRGRDEAGDR
- the narJ gene encoding nitrate reductase molybdenum cofactor assembly chaperone, producing MASFVRAPRALEPPAPVELGPQQRATVHMAASLLLDYPQEGRLAPRLEAVSAAAADLPPQVAGLLEDFVARAHRCGERALAEHYVETFDRRRRCCLYLTYYAVGDTRHRGAAILAFKQALAAAGYEMTRDELPDYLPVVLELSARSDDEVAQALLSCHREGIEVLRSALADIGSPYGLLIEAVSMTLPAIDPATAARMRALVAAGPPTETVGVTDTLPFPTMPVKHPVISPLEQPLTQEVLS
- a CDS encoding FecCD family ABC transporter permease gives rise to the protein MRVALPAAGSLLLHRRGLQVSALLLTAALVVALIALLTGAYRLTTAEAVGVLRGGGSELDRFIVLDQRLPRIVAALLVGSMLAVSGAVFQSLSRNPLGSPDIVGFTTGASTGGLVVILLSAASTTTAIAAGATVGGLATAVLVVAVAQRRSGGEPGESLVLAGVALSEMLSAFNDYLISRATIESAEAAKAWQFGSLNAISWDQVRPLMVGAGLLLPLMAVLCRPAGALEMGDDAAAALGVGVGRARGALVGYGVVLASVCVAVAGPIGFLALAAPQLARRVSRSAGVPLGASAAMGCLILMVADLIAARLLSPFQIPVGLVSAGCGGLYLMWLLGLRGPREEG
- the narH gene encoding nitrate reductase subunit beta, producing MRVMAQIAMVMNLDKCIGCHTCSVTCKQAWTNREGTEYMWFNNVETRPGVGYPRAWEDQDKWRGGWERTAGGRLRPRSGGRLRRLATLFANPEMPTVQDYYEPWTYEYDRLLSAPKDSPTIPVARARSQLTGEYMPTIAWGPNWDDDLGGSMETLAEDPVLAGMSTQVRTDIESAFMFYLPRICEHCLNPTCVSACPSGAMYKRTEDGIVLVDQDACRGWRMCVSACPYKKVYFNHATGKAEKCTLCYPRLEVGEPTVCSETCVGRLRYLGVILYDADRVSQAAAVKDPQDLYMAQREIMLNPHDPGVVAAARAEGIPQPWIEAAQSSPIWELIDTYEVALPLHPEYRTMPMVWYIPPLSPIVDEVAATGLDGEDHRVLLTAVAEMRIPLEYLAGLLTAGDTDVVERVLRRLAAMRSHMRQVRLGREPDPAIAASVGLSGQGLEEMYRLLAIAKYDDRYVIPTAKPEVPRGMEPLGADQEVSALLGQGAPAGCHSDAASFHGVGQGGAGPTTVALPLPTVRRDPVPAAGPGAPVVGVPRPLGDDDTRPSGIPLRGGGAAAGTARPVREP
- the narI gene encoding respiratory nitrate reductase subunit gamma, which produces MSPIEQNLLWVALPYTCLLLLAVGMAWRWRTDQFGWTSRSTQWQESRILRLASPVFHLGFLMVAAGHLVGLMVPKSWTRAVGVTQHMYHLGATYLGTLAALMTIAGMAGLIYRRVVVKSVRLATSRNDIVMYCFLAVPLLLGTFATVSHQLMDSHGYDYRETISPWLRSVLSFQPEPGLMAQVPLSFKLHVVAGFLLLAIWPFTRLVHAVSAPVGYMTRPYVVYRSREASISTSSTPRGWEPVRTQGTGNQGADDVAASHGA
- the moeB gene encoding molybdopterin-synthase adenylyltransferase MoeB — encoded protein: MSRQDWPTIPSLISDERLEPLTRQELARYHRNALVPPVGLVGQQRIRAARVLIVGAGGLGAPAALYLAAAGVGRLGIVDDDVVDLSNLQRQVIHTTARVGTPKADSAAQAVLALNPDIEVRPQQLRLTAGNAMGVLRGWDLVIDGTDNFPTRYLLSDATVMLGLPLIHGAVLGLHGQVGVFDARRGPCYRCLHPAPPPAGAVPSCAEAGVLGVLPGIIGTMQATEALKLIVGGARPLIGRLHLLDAWGAHLREIRVDRNPRCASCGPQPTITALAQEAGPCAPPGPAGGRGTGPEAGEEISAAELRAALAGEDPPALLDVREEVEAALEPMPGVVHIPLGEVPGRAGELDALRCTVVVCASGRRSLRAIQALRRAGYRGALLSLHGGMRAWAQDGAVGLSPPPGGRAGPAAT
- the modA gene encoding molybdate ABC transporter substrate-binding protein, with the protein product MSLTRRAALTATGLLAALSLAACSGQAGTGAGPTASPSAPPSGTSQEVSGELTVLAAASLQASFEEIGEAIEQQHPGLTITFDFQGSQDLVASLANGATADVLATANTTTMDKAVSQSLVGEPQEFATNVLTLIVPQGNPARVTGLDSSLEGADLVICAPEVPCGEATGRLATALGITLDPVSQEQKVTDVRGKVESGEAQAGIVYTTDAAAATGVEEISIPDGGVVNHYPIATTAAPANPQAAQLFVETVLGRTGQLVLADDGFGAPGGAPQSASATPTAPGSPAATGSPTATGSPATTRDSAESSPEPGAQESAE
- a CDS encoding FecCD family ABC transporter permease, with translation MAIALCLGALCTLLLVSLAVGSRDLSPSEVWSGLIGRGAARPTVASIIVWELRMPRTALALAAGASLAVAGVVMQALTRNPLAEPGILGVNAGAALAVVASMSLLGLTTVREYLWFAFAGAAAAAVLVHIMASRTGRAGPARLVLAGVALGASLGAITGTITMYDTDAFSSYRFWVVGSLEGRDAGLLAWVWPFLAAGMVLALVSGHALNALALGEEQATALGAHLGRVRLVALASITLLCGASTAAIGPISFVGLVVPHALRLALGADQRLLLGACLIAGPVLLLVADIIGRLVIRPDEMEAGVVAAFVGGPVLLLMVLRPQGEAA